From the Argopecten irradians isolate NY chromosome 13, Ai_NY, whole genome shotgun sequence genome, one window contains:
- the LOC138306357 gene encoding serine-enriched protein-like — protein sequence MAFSTVCNTSSAHLLENDELQVCYGESDGGVSSGYDSGSIYDSDADSQTGNETIKYSRNSKPEPDVAHFYNNPLLLSDSDTDSDCLSEYSEESDSEDSDDSEDEIDDGERFTSTNNLCDSLKYILSLPELCDVTFLVGSNKIPIHGVKAILGTRSRVLYAMILKAEKAQSSKQIKSKKQKTPERLTIHIDTYEAEVFRKIIQFVHSGTVNVDSSSVIGLLCGAEEFGLTDLKMACWDYVERCVASGNDLHHLMTSPSHMYNQNIANVVLKKVAAKVDFQSTGLDKTVSFSRLLKKPRETIV from the exons GTGTATCGTCTGGTTATGATTCCGGAAGTATATATGATTCGGACGCAGACTCACAGACCGGAAACGAGACTATCAAATATTCAAGAAATTCCAAGCCGGAACCGGATGTTGCGCATTTTTACAACAATCCTCTGCTTTTGTCTGACAGTGACACAGATTCTGATTGTCTGAGTGAGTATTCGGAGGAGAGCGACAGCGAGGATTCGGATGACAGCGAGGACGAAATCGACGATGGCGAGAGATTTACTAGTACAAACAACCTCTGTGATAGCCTCAAGTACATCCTCTCCCTGCCGGAGTTATGTGACGTTACATTCCTCGTGGGGTCAAACAAAATCCCAATCCATGGGGTCAAGGCCATTCTCGGCACGCGCAGCAG GGTTTTATACGCAATGATACTGAAGGCAGAGAAAGCACAATCAtctaaacaaatcaaatcaaagaaGCAGAAAACGCCTGAACGTCTTACTATCCACATCGATACCTACGAGGCAGAGGTATTCCGAAAGATAATACAATTCGTTCACAGTGGAACAGTCAATGTGGACTCCTCGTCCGTTATTG GTTTACTCTGCGGGGCTGAAGAATTTGGGTTAACGGACTTAAAAATGGCATGCTGGGATTACGTAGAAAGGTGTGTAGCATCTGGCAACGACCTTCATCATCTAATGACGTCACCAAGTCATATGTACAACCAGAACATCGCCAACGTCGTTTTGAAAAAG GTTGCTGCCAAGGTGGATTTTCAAAGTACTGGACTCGACAAAACCGTGTCATTTTCTCGCTTATTGAAGAAACCAAGAGAGACAATCGTGTAA